In Nocardioides nitrophenolicus, the genomic window CTCCGTGCGCGACCTGGTCCGACAGATCCCCGCCGAGTGGCAGGAGAACGTCAAGCACCGCGCCCGCTTCGGCTACGGACGCTTCCTGGAGCTGATCCACGACCCCGACCGCGGCCACCGCGTCGGCGCCTGGTTCTGGGGGGTCCAGGAGATCCCCGACATCCTCGACCGCTGGGGTGCCGACATCCCGCCCGAGCGGATCCACCTGGTCACCGTGCCGCCGTCCGGAGGTCCGCCCGACCTGCTCTGGGAGCGGTTCAGTGCCACCTTCGGGCTCGACGGGCTCGATCTCAAGCTCACCACCCGCCGCGCCAACCCGAGCCTCGGCGTACCGGAGTCCGCGCTGATCCGCCGGATCAACCGCACCGCCGCCCGCGACCTGCCGCCGCAGCACTACCGCCCGCTCGTGCGCGAGCTGCTCGCCCACCAGACCCTCTCGAAGCGGACCAAGTCGGCCCGGCTCGGCCTGCCGCCCGACCAGTACCCCTGGGTGCACGAGCTCACCGAGTCCTGGATCGCCGAGCTGTCCCGCCGGAGGTACGACGTCGTCGGCAACCTCGAGGAGCTGCGCGGCGCCCCGGCACCGGACAGCAAGTGGGTCGACCCGGACCACCCGCCCGAGCGCCAGGTCTCCGCCGCGGCGGTCGACGCGATCAAGGCGCTGCTGCTCGACAACGCCGAGGCGCACGCCGAGAACGAGCGGCTGCGCCGCAAGCTCGACGCGGCCCGCCGCGAGCTGGTCCGGGCCCGGACGCCCCGGCTGATGCGGTCGATGGAGTGGACCGTGCAGAAGCTGGAGGGCAGCGGCAAGGGCCGGCAGGCGCTCGGCGTCTACCGCAAGGCGCGGGGCCGGGTGGCGCGGGAGCCGTAGGTCTGGGGTGGGCTCGGATTCATCACGGGATGTAGGCGAAGGCCCACTTCCCCGGTGGAGTTCCACTACAGAAGTGGGGATTCACCTACATCCCGTGATGAATCCCCCCAGCGACCCGCCACCCGAACCACGAGCGCTCAGCCCTCGCGCCGCAGCGGCCGGAACTCCCGGCCGGCGTAGCGACCCACGCGGAAGGTGCTCCAGCCGTCGGCGACGGCGCCCACGGCGCCACCGACGAGCGGCACCCGCTTGCCGACGGTGGTGGCGAGGCGCTTGCCGATCACCCGGCTGACCAGCTCGCCGGCCAGCACCGTCGACACGGTGCGGTCCAGGGTCGGGTCGTGCTGCGGCGCGGTCGCGATCGCCATCGGCGGGGCCGGCAGCTGGCGCCGCTTCACCATCGCCTTGACCGTGTCCTCGCCCAGGATGCAGACCAGGATCGCGTTGCACACCCGCGGGTCGTCGAGGTCGTAGCCGCGCAGGTAGGCGATCCCCGCCACCATCCGGCACTGGATGAGCGCGAGTCCGGTGATGCTCGCCGGAGCCACGATCGTGGCGGTGATCAGGCCACCGAGGTTGGTCGCGAGCCCCTCGACGCTGGCGTAGGCGACGTGGTTCTCGATCAGCTCGCGTACCGCCTTGTCGACGTCGCCGTGCTGCTCGTCGAGCTGGACCCGCGCGGCGTGTGCCGCAGGCGGCAGCGGCCCGATGCCGACGAGCGCGCGGTGCAGCGCCTCGCGCACGAAGGACTGCGTCAGTCCGGGCGCGAGCCGGGTCACCTTCGGTGCGAGCTGCTGCGCGGTGCGCAGCGCGAGCCCCTTCTTCAGCGAAGCCATGCACCGAGCCTAGTCAGCGCCCCGAGCCGGGCTCCTAGGATCACCTCGTGCCCGTCGAGCCCGAGCCCAGCCCCTGGGTCTTCCCGAGCCGCGCCGACCTGGCCGCGCTGCCGGTGCTCGACGACCCCGGCGACGGCGAGGATCCGGAGGATCCGGACGCCGAGGACGGCGAGGACGGCGACGGCACCCACGACGGGAGCGACCTTGTCGCGGTGGGGGCGGACCTGGAGCCCGGGACCCTGTTGGCGGCGTACCGGTGCGGGCTGTTCCCGATGCCCGAGGGCCGCGCAATCGGCTGGTGGAGCCCGGCGTACCGCGGCATCCTGCAGCTCGACGAGCTGCGCGTCTCGCGCTCGCTGCGCCGCTCGGTGCGCGACTTCGAGATCCGCGTCGACACCGCCTTCGACGAGGTGGTCGCGGCGTGCGCCGACCCGCGCCGGCCGCACGGCTGGATCGACGCCAGGATCGCCCGTGCGTACGGCGAGCTGCACCGTCTCGGCTGGGCGCACTCCGTCGAGGCCTGGCGGGACGACCGCCTGGTCGGCGGGCTGTACGGCGTCGCGATCGGCGGGCTGTTCGCCGGGGAGTCGATGTTCCACCACGTGACCGACGCGTCGAAGGTGGCGCTGGTCGGTCTGGTCGAGGGGCTGCGGGCCGACGCCGACGGGGCGGCCGGCAACCGGCTGGTCGATGTGCAATGGGCCACCCGCCATCTCGCCGGCCTGGGCGTGCGGGAGATCCCGCGGGCGTCGTACATCGCCGCACTGGAGGGCCTTCTGGCCGTGCCGCCGGCCGCGCTGTGGGAGTCCTGACCCGGGCCGCGCACCACGCCGGTCATGGGCCGGCAACCTGCTGTTCGCCGTACCTGTGAATAGTCTGAGCCCGGTGGGGGCAGGGTGACCGCGTGGTCGCCCGTGCGGCCGCGCCCCTTCCGGGGGCGTGCCGCTGTGCTCCAGCCCCCAGGAAAGGAACGACATGACCCCGATCAGGCGGCCGCTGGCCGCTGTCGGCGCCGCGGCGCTGCTGGGCCTCACCCTCACCGCGTGTGGCGGCGGCAGCTACCCGACCGATGCGTCGGAGAAGGACTTCTGCGGTGGCGTCCAGGACGTCCTCACCACCACCGACGGCGTCTCCGGTGACGAGCCGACCGAGGCCGAGTGGAAGAAGCTGCAGGACGCCTACGGCGACCTCGGCGACATCGGCACGCCCCAGGGCATCGGCGACGCCGAGCGCAACGGCTTCGAGGTCATCGTCGACGCCATCACCGGTCTCGACTACGACGAGGCCCAGAAGTCGTTCGGCGACAAGGACGGCACGGACGCCGTTCCCGGTGTCTCGAAGGACGACGAGAAGGACGTCGACAAGTTCTTCGCCTACCTCCCGACCGTCTGCGCCGACCAGCTCGGCGGCTGACCCCTCCCAGTAACGAAAAGGAATCCAGATGACCCTCATGAAGCGCCCGCTCGCCACCGCCGGTGCGACCGTCCTGCTCGCCCTCTCGCTCACCGCCTGTGGCGGCGGCGCGCCGACCGACGCCTCGACCAAGGACTTCTGCGACGCCATCAGCGGCTCGGCCTCCGACAGCGAGTTCACCAAGGCCTACACCGACAAGGACTGGGGCAAGATCGCCGACCTGGTCCACGACCAGGCCGACGAGCTGGAGAAGGTCGGCACGCCGAAGGACATCTCCGACGACGCCCGGGAGGGCTTCGAGATCCAGGTCGACGCCGCGAAGGACATCGACGAGAAGGACATCGAGAAGGCGTTCAAGGACGCCGGCACCGGTGAGAACCCGTTCGAGACCGACCTGAGCTCGGACGAGAAGAAGAAGGTCGAGGCCTTCACGAAGTACCAGGGCGAGAAGTGCTCGGGCGCGACCGACGACGAGTCCTCGGACCTGCCGTCCGACCTCCCGACGGACGTCCCGACGGACCTGCCGTCCGACCTCCCGACCGACCTGCCGTCCGACCTGCCGACCTCGCCCGAGGACCTCGAGAGCCTGCTCTCGGACCTGCCGACGGACCTCGAGAGCCTGCTCTCGGACCTGCCAACGCCCTCGCAGTGACGCCAGGCTGACCAGCCGTACGCCGGCCCCGCCGACCGCGAGTTCAACGTGGTCGGCGGGGCCGTCGTCGTCAGGGGCTGGTCTCGCCCTCGATGAAGACCGGCGCGAACCGGTGCCCGTCGGGCGCCGGGTCCCGCTCGGACCGCTCTCCGCCCTCGATCAGGTCGCGGATCGCCAAGGTCATCTCCTCGACCGGCTGGCGCACGGTCGTCAGCGGCGGGTGGGCCAGGGTCCCGGCGCCGATCCCGTCGAAGCCGATCACCCGGAAGTCGTCGGGGACGGCGCGACCGGCGTGCAGCAGCTGGGACAGCACGCCGAGGGCGATCACGTCGGCCGCGGTCACCACGGTCGCCCGCTCCCACCCGTCGGCGAGCAGCCGGCGCGCGGCCTCGTTGCCCCAGGCCGTGGAGAAGGAGCCCAGCAGGACGGGGGCGTCGGGCCCGAAGGCCCGGCGGAAGCCGTCGAGCCGCTCGTGGGCCGAGGAGGAGTCCGGCTCGGCGCCGACGTACACGACCGGCTGCCGGGCCAGGTCGACCCGCTCCGCGGCGTGCCGGCCGACCAGCTCCATGCCGCGCAGGTTGTCGACGGCCACGAAGTGGGCCGCGGTGGAGGGCACGCACCGGTCCAGCTGGACGGTGGGGACCGCGCGGGCCGCCAGCTCGACCGCCTCCGCGCTGTCGACCTCGTGGACCGGGATCATCACCAGGGCGTCGACCTGCCGGCCGAGGAACGAGCGCACGCCGCGCAGCTCGGTCGCCAGCGAGCCGTCGGCGGCGAACACGAACAGGTCGACGTCGGTCTCGGTGAACACCCGCGCGAGGTGCTGGGCGAGCGCGGAGAAGAACGGGTTGTCGAGGTCGGGGACGACCAGGCCGACCGTGGCGGTACGGGTCTGGCGCAGCGCCCGGCCGACCAGGTTCACCTGGTAGCCGAGCCGCTCGGCGGCGGCGAGCACCCGCTCGGTGAGGGCGGGATCGACGGCCCGGG contains:
- a CDS encoding EcsC family protein, which gives rise to MASLKKGLALRTAQQLAPKVTRLAPGLTQSFVREALHRALVGIGPLPPAAHAARVQLDEQHGDVDKAVRELIENHVAYASVEGLATNLGGLITATIVAPASITGLALIQCRMVAGIAYLRGYDLDDPRVCNAILVCILGEDTVKAMVKRRQLPAPPMAIATAPQHDPTLDRTVSTVLAGELVSRVIGKRLATTVGKRVPLVGGAVGAVADGWSTFRVGRYAGREFRPLRREG
- the aat gene encoding leucyl/phenylalanyl-tRNA--protein transferase, coding for MPVEPEPSPWVFPSRADLAALPVLDDPGDGEDPEDPDAEDGEDGDGTHDGSDLVAVGADLEPGTLLAAYRCGLFPMPEGRAIGWWSPAYRGILQLDELRVSRSLRRSVRDFEIRVDTAFDEVVAACADPRRPHGWIDARIARAYGELHRLGWAHSVEAWRDDRLVGGLYGVAIGGLFAGESMFHHVTDASKVALVGLVEGLRADADGAAGNRLVDVQWATRHLAGLGVREIPRASYIAALEGLLAVPPAALWES
- a CDS encoding LacI family DNA-binding transcriptional regulator, with the translated sequence MRSRPRPRSPRMADVAREAGVSVATVSRALSGTRAVDPALTERVLAAAERLGYQVNLVGRALRQTRTATVGLVVPDLDNPFFSALAQHLARVFTETDVDLFVFAADGSLATELRGVRSFLGRQVDALVMIPVHEVDSAEAVELAARAVPTVQLDRCVPSTAAHFVAVDNLRGMELVGRHAAERVDLARQPVVYVGAEPDSSSAHERLDGFRRAFGPDAPVLLGSFSTAWGNEAARRLLADGWERATVVTAADVIALGVLSQLLHAGRAVPDDFRVIGFDGIGAGTLAHPPLTTVRQPVEEMTLAIRDLIEGGERSERDPAPDGHRFAPVFIEGETSP